The DNA sequence TTCACTGCAGACAGTAATCAATACATCGAACACTAACACATAAAGCTCAAATGAGGTGAAAACGGAATCTCTAATCAAAAGCTTTcaatttttttccatttccattttaagcAGGAAAATCAGGTTTGTGATTAGCGTCGGTCGCCACATGCTCTGATTACATGATTACCTGCGACTATGTGGTGATTGTAATGATGATGagttattgcattttttaaatacccactgttcttttttttttgttattcaacGGACAATGTGAATGTTAAACAAGGTGAatctactttgtttttcactttgtcacCTTGGAGGATTTTTAACGACGTCTGGTGCCGAGCAGTTTCTCACCCACAACAAATGAGCGTCCTCTGAGTCATGGTGAGAATTACCGAGCAAAGGACAGCACAGTGTCGTAACCGGACCACAAGGCgaggaaaaagggaaattaCGTAAACCAAACATTTGGTTTGACTGcgctgctcctttttttttactggcgAAATGTAGCCAACGGCCTTGAACAGATGCTAGCAATCATGGCACATGCGGCGATGGGGTGGGTGAAGTGATTCATGCGTTTCCTGGATAAAGAAGAATTACTTACAGCAAACAGGATTAAGGTGCATCCAGTCTCATTCAAAGCAGAAGGgaaaaaactgcaaacagcctctcctcttctttgttaTCCATCAGACATACAGAGGAGTAGATCAAGTAGAGAGGTGATCTTCAGGGTGATATCCAAATAAATCTACTTTTGATGGCCAAAGACTGAACGGCTGTCTTCCCACTTCATACCTTCAGATGCCATCACGCCAATGAGTTGACGTTACTAAAGGCTTTTGAATTGTAATTGCAGTACACAGGAAATAGCACACTAGCTCGCCAGTTCTTGCTTGTGTACTAGTTTGATTCATTGTTAAAGTTGTTCATAAATATACAGGGTCACAGGGGGTCAAGCAGAGCCCATTGCTCATTTTTTCTActattagattagattagattagattagattagattagattagattagactATCATATGAGCATGCAGACCTAAAACCTTTTGAGtaatttcttctttgtttcgCTCTGTGTTGCAGAGCGGGAGACAGAATCTTATTGGCCGACGACTCCAACGACGACTGGTGGAAGGTAGGTACGGGACCAAGATATTACATGACTCctctaaaactttttttctcgTTATAAGAATAATTAACCTTCAAAGGCGTTGTCGCCCAGTTGTACAGTTTGCAGTTTAAAATTGACTGATGGATCACAGGAAGTCGAGCTGCAAATTATAGCGGCGAGGCAAACAGGCAGCCTCTGGACACAAATGCATGACAGATAAATTAGGGAGACAAAAGGGCCCAAAGCCTGGCTGTACAGAGGCAGCCGGCTGCCACCAGACCATGGAGAAACTCATCACGCATTctaatgctgttgttgttctccaCCGGCTGTAGATAAACAGAGACATCTGGCTGGTTTAGTCTTTAGACAATGGATACTTTAACAAGTCAAGAAACATCAGCACTGATGTAACACCAGCATTAAATGTAAAGGTGCCATATTCAAAGACACAGGTAGTGTATTTCTTTTCTATCTATGTAACCAGGTTAACAGTATGATCTAAAATCAAACTTCACACAGGTGTTCTGTACTGTAACCGAAAGAATCCcggtgtttattttttttcttcgagGATTTAATCATTTACAAAGACACTGGGATTGTAATCCTCTTATGTTCTGTGCAGTCGCCCCACGTGTCCACATGTTCGAtgacttattattattattattttttttttttttcagggggtAATTGAGGACAGGATCGGTTTCTTCCCAGCAGCCTTTGCTCACCTGGTGCGAGCAGGGGATCAAGTGTTCAAGTGTAACAGGACGTTCATCGGCTGTAAGGAGCAAGGCCAGATCACCCTGAAGGAGGGGCAGGTAGTGTATGTGCACCTGGTTCTAATGATAAGACGCAGAGATGTTTTGACACGTGAGCATCTTCCCAGCACAAGAAAAGATGCAAGAAGCTGAATGCTACACAGTAAACATTGAAATTAAAGTCAATATGTGTGTTGATTTAATGCGATGATACTGTAGCATCCGGTGCCCAAAATGCACGTGTAggagtttattttgttgcatattcaaacaaaaaaacattaaaaaactaaTATATATAGAATACAATCGTTAGTATTCAACTGGGGAAGTTCCACTGTGACACcttattcactgtttttttgtcttgatagGTATGTAATTTCCAGATATCATTAAATGTTATCAAGACACATTCTTTCTCATGCTCATACACAACTTTCCACTTCAGTAGCGCTTACTTCCAGCAAACGCTCCATTTTTAATTCCTATCTGAAGGCTTGTACAGAGAGTTCATACATCATTGATAGTCTGATTTATATTCTAACACTTAATTCCTTCAAACTTGgtgaaaattgatttttttttcttttttttttggcatggctgttgaattttttatttttattttttcaatttatgGAGTGATAAAATGAGATATCCATTATTCCTTCTGTAAAAAACGTTGACTGGTTTTATCCACTGTTCGgatttctgttctggaaatggaatatttaaacataaaactTCTTGAAGTGATGTAATGTATTGTATGTAAGAAGTCAATGAGGGACATTTCGTTAATATCTGTTAGTTCAAACTTTTACTTTATTCCCCTTAAAAGAATCAATAAAGGAAAACGGTTCTCTTTTGTGAATATACGCTTGTCAAAACCTGCCAGATAAAAGTAAATACGTCTGGCGATCACGCTAAAAAGAAGGATACTGTTCTAAGTTTAtgattcatttacattttgtatcaGACGACAGCGACAGGATTGTTTTTTAAGGGCTGACTGGTTGACTTTGGAGCCACAAAGGCAAAACACTGGCACGGTCTCTCCCACATACAATCTCGCATCATGATTTAGGGAAGCAGTGACCTTTATCGCGGACATAAAAATTTCCACATTACACCTGTGTTTAATTCACGATCACACCCCGGCCATTACAGCACATCAGAATCACATTATCCAGCAGCTCTTTAGCCATCCTATTACCCTCCTGCAGCTCCCACGTCGCCTCTTTACCTCAAGCCACTCTCCCCTCACATGCACTCACATGGAGTCGGCTGGCGGAGGATCCCTCTCAAGGGTCGCCATTACATTTTGGCATAACGGGCTGTACTTAGATCAGGCCCCCCTTTTTCCCACAATGCTTTCCAGGGCATGTTGGGACTCAGAGAGGCTTAAAGCAAGCAACCCCCAGTGGAGatgaaaccactgaaaacaCGATGAGTCCGTGACCCGCTGCCTTTCTTTTCCTGTCGCACGCACCCAGGGGACGACGTCTGAGGGCACTGAGAGCgaacatgcaaacacaacatgtctcGTCTTTCACGGTGACTACAGCAGCATCGTCGTTATCGCctttgaatgaaatgaaagtgatAAATGAAGCAATGTTTTATAATCAACATGAAAACGGaccaaagaaaatattttaaatgtcaggTCCTGTCAGCAGAGTtcaaattttcaaaaaaaaaaaaaaaacccaaaaaacgctttttctttggttttctttgtcaccCACTGGTCTATTATTTAACTTTTCCTGGAAATCTTCCAGAGATATTATGTACATTTTCTGGAAATGGATATAATTTGCATCTTTGGATGGGATTgagttcatccacaccagaccCAGAAAACAATTTTCTTCTCAACCTGActtaaacagaaatgtgtcctCTCTTAACTGTTGCTATTGTATTAAAAGTATTTTgagaaaacatcatcatgtaTTTCAGAATTCCCTCAATTGGTGCCAAGGGGACTAACCCTAACATAAAGACATTTCATAATATGGTCAAATGTATGGACTTCAGTCATCAACTAAACTGTCTATTCCTTTTTGTCTTACGGAAACATTTAAAGAGTTTATTTGCCAAATGAGTTATCCCTGCTTTGATTTATTTCCCTACACCCtaaccctgttttttttatactgtgCAGTCGAAGCAATATCAATCAAACTGGCATTGGCTCAATACATCTTTCTTCCCCCCTGCAGATTTGCGTGAGCAGCGAGGGGGAACGCAGCGGCTTTATCAGAGTGGCGAGTGGAAAGAAGAGAGGCTTTGTGCCGTGCGACGTCCTGGAAATCATCTGAGACGCAAACTCTCGGAGAAATGAAGAGAGcgggagaggaggtgagagaaagaaggagggaagggaggatCCGCCGCCTGgaggtcagaggaggaggaaaccgAACTGACAGCATGGCCAGAAGGAAAGCACTGAGGGAGTTCGCCCCATCAGAGAGTTGGAGTTTGGATGTGAAGGTGATGCTGGTTTTGTCAATGAGGACTGTGTCGCCTTCCTCACTCCCTGTCCACTCAGAGATGctgacacacagaggcaggagagCTCTCTTtcactggattttatttaatttatggagctgatgtgtgtggggtttttttttcttttctcctccgtAGACTTTATTACACCACgagctgtttattttctgaacGTGGAACTGCCGGCTGGCTGTTTAAGCCAAAGAAAACGAAACAAACACTCAATACAGTGATTATTTTTCAAGGTTTCAGTACGTACAATGGCATTCCTCCTCCTACAGATAGTTTAGTTTCTCATGCTTTTACATTACGTTCAAAGCAAAAGGTTTTTAAGCTTTTAATACAAAGTAGTCCGCGATAGGCTCTGAAATATCAGATTGTTTTGGACGACAAAGCGACGATGATGTCAGAAGGTGATGGAAAAACTTTCTTCGAAGCCTCCAGATCTCCCTTAAGTATATTGAgcagtcacttcctgtgtaTCCTCTGCGGTACTCGTACAATCCCATGACAGAACTACGCAACAGGTGAGAAACAAGCAGTGCACATCCGATGCATTAAAGTGATGTGGGCGAGTGTTTTTTTAGAGAAGCCCAACAGATTCCTCAGAAAGACTAAAGAAATTCTCAGTGGTCCCTCAGATATATCGCCCTCACACTCCCCAGGTTTCTTATTCATTTGCTACCCACGATTTAACTCAATGGTGATTATTATACCATCATTAGCATCAAACGCTATTCCAACCTGTGTTACAGTGGATACAGAACTGTGCAAACTCCTTGCTGCaaaatccttttttatttctcttataaggctttttttttttcttcttttggttGATTTATGAACCGATTCTctctctttggttgtttttgtgtttgtttttttcaaagattttacAACTTCGTTTACTGTCAAACGGACGTGAATCAGGAGGCACAACTCCGACAGAATCAGCGTGGAAATAGTTTTGTGAACGGAGCTCATGTGCTCTGCTGGGAATGTGAACGGAGTGGAACATGTAAGAAAATGATAGTCGTCTGGTTTAAAGGTGATCCCTCTCGTGGGTTCTGAGCAGCACTTCTCGTACGGATTCTGCGTACGGAGTGCTTTTTACGGAAAGGGTCTTGCATCGTAGTAGATATAGTATATCTCCAAAGGTTTGTTCTGCACTGAAACTTGGCTTTGTCGAATGTCCAAGAATTCTATTattgtacatactgtacatacaagATTAAAGTTCCTTCTttatcacaacaaacaaaagcacgTCATGTCTCCTTTTATTGTGGTTTAATTGTATGGAAACACAAGTGTTAATGTTTCATCCTTCGCCTGACGTCTTCCATCTGTCAGAATGATTCCTGAGCTTCTATCATGGTTCTCTTCCCTCTCGTTTTTATTAATTACCCATCGATATTAAGCTCATTATTCGCACAAGTGGGCCCCCAAAAAGACGGGGGAACATCGCACAATTATGCATACTATGATGTGATTTAGATGCGAGTGAAAACAAGTGGATTGTGACTCTGTTATTCCAAGTGCGCAGGGAAACCAAATCCATTTTCACAGCGAGGGAGTGGTGAGGACCGGATATGAGGCGTGAAACACTTGGGTAAGAAGCACAGAGACGCCTTCGAAGTTTAACGTCTCAGTTTTCGTGCACTCTGAAAGCTCTTAATGCTTAATTTTATACTTCTTAGAAAACCTGAATGAGATTGTCAAAGGTTTTGACAAGACAATTGAGCAGGATTATTTGAATTTTACCACAAtcattaatatatatatgatatattgttatattatcattattaatatgaATGCATCAGAGCCCATCGTAACACAAGAAAGATCAAGGGCCGTCTGTTAATGCTTTGTGGCCTCAGTTAACTGTACATAACTGGAATGTACTGTAGTTACATGAAGATTAATGAATACAATCCAAAGCAACTGTTATATAAATATTGGTATATAAATGTCAGGTGCAGCTTTAGAATAAACAATTGCTTGATAAATGGCCTATAAGTGGTTTAACAGAGAAAATTTGgtaacagtgaaataaccatTTAGCTTAGTGTTACCGTCTGGTGATGAGTACACACAGCTGTTTTGAAATAGGTTTAATCTAACCACTTTTTGAGTTTACATTAGTCTTTATGCTCTCTGATGCGTCAGGTCGACCAAAACTTTAAAACCTGATGTTtcctcacctcttcctctcacagTTCAGTGAGCCTCACGTTGGCTCTACCTGACCATCTGAGCAGACAATCTGTTCACCCTGCAGTCCACCGAGAGAGAGATCCGCACCCTCAGCAGCTCCATTAACCAGCTGCCCGCATGTTCAAACTGTTGCTGGAGGCGCGGGCTATCTGTAGGAGTTGAGACGGCCACAAACACTCTGCAGTTTCAGTGTCTGCCcattttcctgtgtttccaTACTGGCACACACTCTGCCATCACCTCAGGACGCCAGCCACGCTCAGATACATGACTCTGGCACCGCCTGTTGGTGTAATGCGacagcagtgaaaaacaaagctggAAAATCAGTCAGAGagaataaagccagaaaaaaagtgtgtgagatCAGACACAACTTTGGAAATGACACCACACACTTCGactgcatgtgtatgtgtacactcgcaaattacacaaattaattaattacgCAAATTAAAGTGCTAACTAAAACTATTTGGGGTTCTCTGGCTCGTCCCCTAGGAGAACTTATTTCTGGTTCCTGGTCGAACCATTTATATAGGttcacactgacaacatttcaGATGGCCAGTTCTAGACCCAGAATCTTATCAGTCCACTGCAACTCAACATAAAGGATTATACCTAGAGCCCTCTGGAAAGATTCCCCCCACAACCCCCTATAAGAGGTTCGGCAGAGAAACTTTTTACCGTGCAATGGTCCCACCCAAAACTAGAATCTAACTAATATCCAGAACCTTTTAACTCTCTAAAGGTGCTAACAAGAGACAGAGAACCTTTGTATATTCTAAGGGTTTCATATAGAACACATCCAGGAGTTCATACCACGAATCCTCTTATATTCAAAGGGGATTTCTGTTGAAGAAAATGGTTCTTCGTATAACTTTAGCACCTCTTGAAGAATTTAGTTTCCACTCCATTCAAGCGGTGgaatttatttgtattaatcTGTGTAAAAAGCTCAAGTTTATGCAGCGTTAATCcacatttgtgtgtgaacagtggGCCAAAGAACCGAGAGTGTGGTCGCTTGTATTGACGAACGCAGAGGTTTTTATCACTCGACTCTGCATTTCCCATCGGTTCTACAGAGTTTTATGTGACCTCCACCACAGTCTTTTGGTCCTCTTTCTAAACTCttatcagtgttgttttcagcCGCAGATATTTCCCCTCAATATACCATGATGATTAAACCACCTTTTGTCGTTTTGCATTACTAATAGGACGCACGTGTACTTTTTCATGTGTAAGAGTGTTTTAAGACTACAATTAACTATTCCAACAAAAGTATTTACTAGgaactcgtgtgtgtgtgtgtgtgtgtgtggaccaggTTACACAAAGTGTGAGTGCTAACCTCAATTGTTGTTTCAGTGAAGCAGGAAGACAGATGAATAACTTGTTTCATTACTGTCATTACTTCTACTGGCATGTGAACAGAGAGCTCACTGAGTGAACCTGCAAGATGATTCACAGTCACATCATGTCATGGCCACATAACTGCTTGCACTGCCTGCGTTTCCTTGCAGAGTGGGAGTTGATGCATGCTTGTCGGGGTCGGGGTATAGCGGTAAGGCTTGGGTCAGCAGGATCTGCACATGCTACACATCCGGAGGTGGTTTATCGATAAATGTGTTAATCATCAGGTTATTTACAGAACGGGTAAACACTCATTTGACCATTGTGAAGCCATCATACCTGCTaggaaaatgactaaaacatgcaaaaaaaaaaaaaaaacatcattcaaaGGTAAGTAAACGGTGATTCGCGTGATCATAATTGATGTTTGACTGACATGTAAGTTGTCTCATACAAAGCAGGCCTCTGTTGACAATCTCACTAAAATAATTTGGTGCTTTTGCCTCCTCTGGACCActgaaagcaggaaaaaaactgAGCGATTGTTAATCTTGAAGTTCTGAGGGCCGGACACATGGAGCCAGAATGTGCAACATGATGATCTATTTTTTCTTTGGgttcaattttatgttgtgacagtgctgtgcttatgggCTGGTAAGGATTAGGCACAAACCCCATGTGGTTAGAGTCAGAAACAACCACATTTTAGcctaaaatacctgttttgatGTCCATTGTCTTGGCTGGAGATCACTATAATTCTcaaagtgttttataaaaatacTTGAAGGTTGTGTACTTGGTACAACTTGtcaaaaaaatgcagtgtttgACTTTTTGGGAGTGGCATTCTTGTGGTAAATGAAGTGCTGATCAGGTGTTTAAGAAGCAAGATAGCAGAAGCTTTGGAACAGTATAAAAAGCCACAGGAGGAGCCGCTGAGGTCAGCTCTGATGAGACAACAAGAACGACCATGAGGTCCGCCATCAGCATCGCTCTTCTCCTGCTCTCCACAAGTAAGAAAGCAATGTTATTTAGCCCATTTTCCTTTGAATATAAGTTCTTACTGagacatttttgtctttaagcTATCGTTAGGTCACTGGTGGTCCGAACTGAAGAGAAGGAGGATTTTCCACTGCAGTCACAACAAGGTGTTAGGGTGAGAATACTgtgactcacacactcactcacacacacacacacacacacacacacacacacacacacacacacacacacacacacacacacacacacacacacacacacacacacacacacacacacacacacctctcatgCTGTTGTATGCCACGTCAACAGAAGCATTTTCTAACTTCATTCTCTTTTATCAATCCAAATGTTTCAGAAAGCCGCTTTCCCTGGTGTATGTAGGGGCTGTGTGTTCATCGTGTCCTGGGTGAGGAAGCACCTGGGCAGCGATCATTCGAAGGTATCAGTGCAAAATATATGTGAATACGCAGGGCAGAGGCTGACTGAGGCTCCCTGAAAAAAGCACTCGAGCACTCTATGCTGTCTCTTAAACTGTCCTTATCACACATGCATTGTATGTCATCTCAAACTCAGCTGTAAGTCTTACCTTTCAATATGTCaatttaaagaataaattcaaaaatgaaaatacagttaaCACCAAAGCTCCCTTTGATTCTGTCATGATGTGCTATGGAAGAAcatttgtggggttttttcAGATAAAGGTTAATTGGGAAGATAtcaaattacatatttttgagtgaactgtccCATATTTTGGGATTTTGGCTCAAGCGATCATGTTCTTTAAAGCTGACTTTCATGACCGTGGGCTCACAAGATGACAGAGAgataagaaagaaaagcaaaaatcGCATTTCACAAAATCCCTATGTTGTTCACCTTAATActtactgtgttttatttagtttaaattCTGGAtgcctttatttttaaattttttggtTGAATTATTCACAGCTCACGTCCGTC is a window from the Acanthopagrus latus isolate v.2019 chromosome 16, fAcaLat1.1, whole genome shotgun sequence genome containing:
- the LOC119005033 gene encoding antimicrobial peptide NK-lysin-like, translating into MRSAISIALLLLSTTIVRSLVVRTEEKEDFPLQSQQGVRKAAFPGVCRGCVFIVSWVRKHLGSDHSKKKIRQLLDKACNWLKIKFLRSGCQKIMRKFRDKLIDAIEDFDSPKTVCVKLKICKSCVYR